In one Flavobacteriales bacterium genomic region, the following are encoded:
- a CDS encoding MBL fold metallo-hydrolase, whose amino-acid sequence MLWILLGLLAALGLALALYFRFAPRIGADPEGARLERIKASPNQVDGRFRNVVETSMDMPLGTMLGVLWEFAKGAEGREPEDTIPTVGFDADAWAAVPDSALAVCWFGHSTLLIKVDGLTFLTDPVFGERASSFSFVGPKRFRYTKHMHADLVPQVDAVLLSHDHYDHLDHETILQLKDRRFIAPLGVGAHLERWGVPAAAITEMDWWESGALGPVKLTLAPARHFSGRSLTNRFTTLWGSWVIEGRTKRVYFGADSGYSPTFKAIGERFGPFDLALLECGAYNERWSSIHMMPEETAQAAVDVKAHVLLPVHWGKFSLAMHPWKEPIERLTAKAAELGVPLLTPRIGRIVNGPDLRLSEPWWTAVR is encoded by the coding sequence ATGCTCTGGATCCTGCTGGGCCTCCTGGCCGCTCTCGGCCTTGCTCTCGCGCTCTACTTCCGCTTCGCGCCGCGCATCGGCGCCGATCCCGAAGGCGCGCGCCTCGAGCGCATCAAGGCATCGCCCAACCAGGTGGATGGCCGGTTCCGCAACGTGGTGGAGACCAGCATGGACATGCCCTTGGGCACCATGCTGGGCGTGCTATGGGAGTTCGCCAAGGGCGCCGAGGGCCGCGAGCCGGAGGACACCATCCCCACGGTGGGCTTCGACGCGGATGCCTGGGCCGCCGTGCCGGACAGCGCCCTGGCCGTGTGCTGGTTCGGCCACTCCACGCTGCTCATCAAGGTCGATGGCCTCACCTTCCTCACCGACCCCGTGTTCGGCGAGCGCGCCAGCTCCTTCTCCTTCGTGGGACCGAAACGCTTCCGCTATACGAAGCACATGCACGCCGACCTGGTGCCGCAGGTGGATGCGGTGCTCCTCTCGCACGACCATTACGATCACCTCGACCACGAGACCATCCTGCAGTTGAAGGACAGGCGCTTCATCGCGCCGCTCGGCGTGGGCGCGCACCTGGAGCGCTGGGGCGTGCCCGCAGCGGCCATCACCGAGATGGACTGGTGGGAGAGCGGCGCCCTCGGCCCCGTGAAGCTCACGCTCGCGCCAGCGCGCCACTTCAGCGGCCGCAGCCTCACCAACCGCTTCACCACCCTCTGGGGCTCGTGGGTCATCGAGGGCCGCACCAAGCGCGTGTACTTCGGCGCGGACTCAGGCTATTCGCCCACGTTCAAGGCAATCGGCGAGCGTTTCGGCCCGTTCGATCTGGCACTGCTGGAATGCGGTGCCTATAACGAGCGCTGGAGCAGCATCCACATGATGCCCGAAGAGACCGCCCAAGCCGCCGTGGACGTGAAGGCCCATGTGCTGTTGCCGGTCCATTGGGGCAAATTCAGCCTGGCCATGCACCCGTGGAAGGAGCCCATCGAGCGGCTCACCGCGAAGGCGGCCGAGTTGGGCGTCCCCTTGCTCACGCCGCGCATCGGGCGCATCGTCAACGGGCCGGACCTCAGGCTCAGCGAGCCTTGGTGGACCGCGGTGCGCTGA
- a CDS encoding DUF5706 domain-containing protein has product MSQPPVDDRQQPTPEPPRPEQPLRDSEAAPPARYEDVDPYQADHRDHLLIQSRWNLMTVSQMSDLKANLMLTLSAVLLQFALSKVSDHALTGPKAHYWVMVFGALTTILLCAYSTLPKAPPLGRQLPDGAPLPKGFSLLFFTSFIQLSLPDYKRRMHEVLSSPPRTHDAILEELHSHGHYIARKKYRPLRLAYISFLLTWLVGAALYAMA; this is encoded by the coding sequence ATGTCACAGCCCCCCGTCGACGACAGGCAGCAGCCCACCCCCGAGCCACCCCGGCCCGAGCAGCCCCTCCGCGACTCCGAAGCCGCACCTCCGGCGCGCTACGAGGATGTGGATCCCTATCAGGCGGACCATCGCGACCACCTGCTCATCCAGAGTCGGTGGAACCTGATGACGGTGAGCCAGATGAGCGACCTGAAGGCGAACCTGATGCTCACGCTCTCAGCGGTGCTGCTGCAGTTCGCGCTCAGCAAGGTGTCTGACCATGCGCTCACCGGCCCCAAGGCCCACTACTGGGTGATGGTCTTCGGTGCGCTCACCACCATCCTGCTCTGCGCCTACTCCACGCTGCCCAAGGCGCCGCCCCTGGGCCGGCAGCTGCCCGATGGGGCGCCGCTGCCCAAGGGCTTCTCGCTGCTCTTCTTCACCTCCTTCATCCAGCTCTCGCTTCCGGATTACAAGCGACGCATGCACGAGGTGCTCTCCTCGCCGCCCCGCACCCACGATGCCATCCTGGAGGAGCTCCACAGCCACGGCCACTACATCGCGCGGAAAAAATACCGCCCGCTGCGGCTGGCCTACATCAGCTTCCTCCTCACCTGGCTGGTGGGCGCCGCGCTCTACGCCATGGCCTGA
- a CDS encoding plastocyanin/azurin family copper-binding protein, translating to MKAPYTVLSALLATAAGAQTINQSNFTFNPNLLTVPPGTEITITLGGGHTFTQVSEATWNANGNTALPGGFNFNSGTHQLTLTDPGTYYYVCIPHASMGMKGRIVVESGTGVREPLTERIALVFPNPVAQELTVQQPEAAGGTALLIDAQGRQALQSPLTGNDRLPVAGLAPGTYVLRITDRDGTLRREQRVVIAR from the coding sequence ATGAAGGCACCCTACACCGTACTCTCCGCACTGCTGGCCACCGCTGCTGGTGCGCAGACCATCAACCAGTCGAACTTCACCTTCAACCCGAACCTGCTCACCGTGCCGCCGGGCACGGAGATCACCATCACCCTGGGCGGGGGGCACACCTTCACCCAGGTGAGCGAAGCAACGTGGAACGCCAACGGCAACACGGCACTGCCAGGCGGCTTCAACTTCAACTCGGGCACGCACCAGCTCACGCTCACCGACCCCGGCACCTACTACTACGTCTGCATCCCGCACGCCAGCATGGGCATGAAGGGGCGGATCGTGGTGGAGAGCGGCACCGGTGTGCGTGAGCCGCTGACGGAGCGCATCGCCCTGGTCTTCCCCAACCCCGTCGCCCAGGAGCTGACAGTGCAGCAGCCGGAGGCCGCTGGCGGCACGGCCTTGTTGATCGATGCCCAAGGCCGCCAGGCGCTGCAAAGCCCCCTCACGGGCAACGACCGCCTGCCGGTGGCCGGCCTTGCGCCCGGCACCTACGTGCTCCGCATCACCGACCGCGATGGCACGCTGCGCCGCGAGCAGCGCGTGGTGATCGCACGCTGA